Proteins encoded in a region of the Brevefilum fermentans genome:
- a CDS encoding ComF family protein, which produces MCASCGEIGSRLCTRCQSKIKFIGGNRCKICGEPMPDGRTTCAACRNKPPTYTAVINLAVYEGVIRDCIHSLKYANNPGLGEFFSDWLDELVNDAGWSVDGVMPVPLGAQRLAERGYNQAASIAKPLALRLGVRYLPFGIERVRDTPSQVGLSGEARRQNVIGAFKANPDLVAGKRILIVDDVMTTGATLEACASALREAGSAEVYGLTLGRFGAHMTTANKSNRSSSIINQSNY; this is translated from the coding sequence GTGTGTGCGAGTTGCGGCGAAATCGGATCCCGTTTATGCACGAGATGTCAGTCGAAGATCAAATTTATTGGGGGGAATCGCTGCAAAATCTGCGGGGAGCCAATGCCTGATGGGAGAACCACTTGTGCGGCATGCCGGAACAAACCGCCGACATATACCGCAGTTATAAACCTTGCGGTTTATGAAGGCGTTATTCGTGATTGTATCCACAGCTTGAAATACGCCAACAATCCAGGGTTGGGTGAGTTCTTTTCAGATTGGCTGGATGAGCTGGTCAACGATGCGGGCTGGTCAGTGGATGGGGTGATGCCGGTTCCCCTGGGCGCGCAGCGGCTTGCTGAACGGGGTTATAACCAGGCCGCCAGCATCGCGAAACCTTTGGCATTACGGTTGGGCGTCCGTTACCTTCCGTTCGGAATTGAGCGCGTCAGAGACACGCCCAGCCAGGTGGGGCTTTCAGGTGAGGCGCGGCGGCAAAATGTGATTGGCGCGTTTAAGGCTAACCCCGATCTTGTTGCAGGTAAGCGAATATTGATCGTTGATGATGTGATGACGACCGGGGCAACATTGGAAGCCTGTGCGTCGGCATTAAGAGAAGCTGGGTCAGCAGAGGTGTATGGCTTGACCTTAGGGCGGTTTGGAGCCCATATGACAACGGCAAACAAATCCAATCGCTCATCAAGTATAATTAATCAATCTAATTATTAA
- the hpf gene encoding ribosome hibernation-promoting factor, HPF/YfiA family, protein MTVKIEIFTKNLELTERLNNYVETKVEKLEKFLEEVDESRVDLSHAKTARNANDRYVAQITLRGRGFILRSEERSDSIFSAVDAALDKMRRQIRRYKGKRPRGRGDGQTIAAAIEVPEEDYEIDELPIVVRRKRFMLTPMDEQEAIEQMKLLGHENFFVFFNANTNEFNVLYMRRDGSYGIIIPEIG, encoded by the coding sequence ATGACTGTCAAAATCGAAATCTTCACCAAGAATTTAGAACTGACCGAACGGCTGAATAATTACGTTGAAACGAAAGTTGAAAAGCTTGAAAAATTCCTGGAAGAGGTTGATGAAAGTCGGGTTGACCTTTCACATGCCAAGACAGCCAGAAATGCTAATGATCGTTATGTCGCCCAAATCACGCTGCGAGGCAGGGGTTTTATCCTGCGCTCAGAGGAACGTTCAGATAGCATCTTTTCGGCGGTGGACGCGGCTTTGGACAAGATGCGCCGTCAAATCAGACGCTACAAAGGCAAACGCCCGCGCGGCAGGGGTGATGGACAGACGATTGCTGCTGCTATCGAGGTGCCTGAAGAAGACTATGAAATTGATGAATTACCCATCGTTGTCCGCCGGAAACGATTTATGCTGACCCCAATGGATGAACAAGAAGCAATTGAGCAAATGAAACTTTTGGGGCATGAAAATTTCTTTGTCTTTTTCAACGCTAATACAAACGAGTTCAATGTGCTGTACATGCGCCGTGATGGTAGTTACGGCATCATTATTCCTGAAATTGGCTGA
- the folE gene encoding GTP cyclohydrolase I FolE, with protein MDIDTIEAAVKNILSAIGEDVEREGLERTPHRVANSYNELLAGYRMDPRELINDAIFDVAYDQMVIVRDIEFYSMCEHHMLPFMGRAHVAYIPSDKVIGLSKIPRIVDLFSRRLQVQERMTTQIAEYLDVVLKPKGVAVVVEGLHMCMMLRGVKKHDARMTTSAMLGAFRKDISTRMEFLDNISRGAEKLHF; from the coding sequence ATGGATATTGATACCATCGAAGCGGCAGTTAAAAATATTCTGAGTGCGATTGGTGAGGATGTTGAGCGTGAAGGGCTTGAAAGAACGCCTCACCGGGTGGCAAATAGCTACAATGAATTGTTAGCTGGCTACCGGATGGATCCGCGCGAGTTAATTAATGATGCGATATTCGATGTTGCCTATGACCAGATGGTCATTGTGCGCGACATTGAATTTTACAGCATGTGTGAGCATCACATGTTGCCCTTTATGGGAAGGGCGCATGTGGCTTATATCCCTTCAGACAAGGTTATCGGGCTTTCGAAAATTCCCCGAATTGTTGATTTGTTCTCAAGAAGACTGCAGGTACAGGAGCGGATGACAACCCAGATTGCAGAGTACCTGGATGTGGTGCTCAAACCCAAGGGTGTCGCTGTTGTGGTGGAAGGGCTGCATATGTGCATGATGCTGCGAGGCGTCAAAAAACATGACGCACGGATGACCACCTCAGCCATGTTGGGAGCTTTTAGAAAGGATATATCAACTCGAATGGAATTTTTGGATAATATCTCCCGCGGAGCAGAAAAGCTGCATTTCTAA
- the folB gene encoding dihydroneopterin aldolase — MDKIFISNLKVNGFLGIHSDEQKTPREICISTVVSTDIRSAARDDDIRQTINYSTLAKKITKFVQDKPHLTIEALIEGLAAEILCDERIASIWLRVEKPKAVPAADSVGVEISRSR, encoded by the coding sequence ATGGACAAAATATTCATTTCAAACCTCAAGGTTAACGGGTTCCTCGGCATTCATTCTGATGAACAGAAAACTCCCCGGGAGATTTGTATCAGCACCGTTGTTTCAACGGATATCAGGTCAGCAGCTCGAGACGACGACATCCGACAAACGATCAACTATTCGACGTTAGCGAAAAAGATTACCAAATTTGTTCAAGACAAACCGCACCTGACAATCGAAGCGTTGATCGAAGGCCTGGCTGCTGAAATTCTTTGCGATGAGCGCATTGCCTCGATCTGGTTGCGTGTCGAAAAGCCCAAAGCGGTCCCAGCAGCAGATTCTGTCGGCGTTGAAATTTCTCGATCCCGTTAG
- a CDS encoding glycosyltransferase family 4 protein: MKIIVFSINPIFPDVVTGGASKHLYHIARSLGEEGHVVKVLCAQSRTDSTRFEWAENVQVLPILPFHLPFPQPYAISGADLGLIVERVSQYLQTADRFYIHDGEFLLSDVYAHIPTVTSFRDNIYPESILGSFIGKADDVICISQFSSDVIRATSGRFYPGLNERIHLVNNGIDFDVFKPVPFEQLAKRFHVDPQRDIILLHPHRPEPGKGLSETIQVVARLVHQHGMQQVKVLIPEWIESMVSGGDASFYQQMLHLMEKLGVQDHCVFIPWISQQEMPAFYSLGRVTLCLGNFVETFGNVAYESLACNTPSIVARVGVHRTLLPDHLIDKVDYGDIDGAVDCVLSILAGDVEKQSASLTYLKKHLDFQSQVDAYRDIITRCQKREPLQFIPPQPVPGQKYSLAPWCYLSGERIYHDFRREYIYDPDLIALLRESISFGREDAVHQSISDQNWQTWLDKTLIVPVELTK; this comes from the coding sequence ATGAAAATCATCGTTTTTTCAATCAATCCAATTTTCCCGGACGTGGTCACAGGCGGGGCATCGAAGCACCTGTATCATATCGCTCGTTCACTGGGCGAGGAAGGGCACGTGGTCAAAGTTTTGTGTGCCCAAAGCCGGACGGATTCCACCCGCTTTGAATGGGCAGAAAATGTTCAAGTTTTGCCGATCCTGCCATTCCACCTCCCGTTTCCACAACCGTATGCGATCAGCGGTGCGGATTTAGGGCTAATCGTTGAGCGGGTTTCGCAATATTTGCAGACAGCGGATCGGTTTTACATCCACGACGGTGAGTTTTTGCTCTCGGATGTGTATGCGCACATTCCCACAGTGACTTCGTTTCGCGACAATATCTATCCTGAATCCATCCTGGGGTCCTTTATTGGTAAGGCGGATGATGTGATTTGCATATCGCAATTTTCATCAGATGTCATTCGCGCGACATCAGGCCGTTTTTATCCAGGTTTGAACGAGCGGATTCATCTGGTGAATAACGGGATTGATTTTGATGTGTTCAAGCCGGTCCCCTTTGAGCAATTAGCTAAGCGATTCCATGTGGACCCACAAAGGGACATCATCCTGCTGCATCCTCACCGCCCCGAACCGGGCAAAGGGCTATCTGAAACGATCCAGGTGGTCGCTCGGCTGGTGCATCAGCATGGAATGCAGCAGGTTAAGGTGTTGATCCCAGAGTGGATTGAATCGATGGTTTCAGGCGGAGATGCGAGCTTTTACCAGCAGATGCTGCACCTGATGGAAAAGCTGGGGGTTCAAGACCACTGCGTGTTTATCCCGTGGATATCCCAACAGGAGATGCCAGCCTTCTACAGCCTAGGACGTGTGACCCTGTGCCTGGGTAATTTTGTGGAGACCTTCGGAAACGTGGCTTATGAGTCCCTGGCTTGTAACACACCCAGCATTGTTGCCCGGGTTGGCGTCCATCGTACCTTATTGCCGGATCATCTGATTGACAAAGTCGATTATGGCGATATTGATGGCGCTGTAGATTGTGTCCTATCAATTTTGGCAGGAGACGTTGAAAAGCAATCCGCATCACTGACCTATTTGAAAAAACACCTCGACTTTCAAAGCCAGGTAGATGCCTATCGAGACATCATTACTCGTTGCCAAAAACGCGAACCACTTCAATTTATTCCACCCCAGCCTGTACCGGGACAAAAGTACAGCCTGGCACCCTGGTGCTATCTGTCTGGAGAGCGGATTTACCATGATTTCCGGCGCGAATATATTTATGACCCGGATTTAATTGCCCTACTGCGCGAGTCGATAAGTTTCGGTAGGGAAGACGCCGTACACCAATCGATCTCTGATCAAAACTGGCAAACATGGCTGGATAAAACCCTGATTGTGCCGGTAGAATTAACAAAATGA
- a CDS encoding SDR family NAD(P)-dependent oxidoreductase — translation MLNLADQVVVVTGAAGNLGQAVVELFLEAGCRVVALDHRQGRLDAIFPQADDKLHFFEGVDSADREAMLAVAREIISAVGPVDVLVNTVGGFTMGQRVDEITSDTWEHMMNLNVHAFLNAAAAFVPGMVSAGSGKIVTIGAGAALKGGARVGAYSAAKSALLRLTESLAAELKTSHIQVNCVLPGTIDTPQNRQAMPDANFERWVKPEQVAHAILFLSSSAADAITGAAIPVPGG, via the coding sequence ATGCTAAATTTAGCAGACCAGGTCGTGGTTGTCACCGGGGCGGCGGGCAATTTAGGGCAGGCTGTGGTGGAATTGTTCCTGGAAGCCGGTTGCCGGGTGGTTGCCCTGGATCATCGTCAGGGGCGATTGGATGCAATTTTTCCACAGGCAGACGACAAACTGCACTTTTTTGAAGGAGTGGACAGCGCCGACCGTGAAGCCATGCTTGCAGTTGCCAGGGAAATCATTTCCGCGGTAGGACCAGTGGATGTGCTGGTCAATACAGTGGGCGGTTTCACTATGGGCCAACGGGTTGATGAGATTACCTCAGATACCTGGGAGCACATGATGAACCTGAATGTGCACGCCTTTTTAAATGCTGCAGCGGCGTTTGTGCCAGGAATGGTATCCGCCGGCAGCGGGAAAATCGTGACCATTGGAGCGGGCGCTGCACTTAAAGGCGGCGCGAGGGTGGGCGCATATTCAGCGGCGAAAAGCGCCTTATTGCGGTTAACGGAGAGCCTGGCGGCAGAATTGAAAACGAGCCATATCCAGGTCAATTGTGTTTTGCCGGGGACAATTGACACTCCACAAAACCGCCAGGCGATGCCCGATGCGAATTTTGAGCGGTGGGTAAAACCTGAGCAGGTTGCCCATGCGATCTTGTTTTTATCGTCGTCTGCTGCAGACGCAATTACAGGTGCTGCAATTCCCGTACCGGGTGGCTAA
- a CDS encoding SDR family oxidoreductase — translation MELKGKTALVTGGGIRLGRAFALALAREGVNLVVHYNQSAAPAEETVQLAQDFGVKAVALKADFSDLSATQALFPQALEHFQCVDILINNAAIYLKDTGLETDLHTWETQFRINLQTPFLLIQAFANQLPKTQQGRVLNIADAQIRKPQPSHFAYRLTKIALVEMTRMFAAELAPDITVNALGLGIMLPLAGKEHIDLQAYAQQNIPLKRTGSPEIAVENALHLIKSDFTTGAFLRVDGGQYL, via the coding sequence ATGGAATTGAAAGGTAAAACAGCGTTGGTAACTGGCGGCGGAATCAGGCTGGGGCGCGCCTTTGCTCTGGCCTTAGCCCGGGAAGGCGTGAACCTGGTAGTCCATTACAATCAATCAGCCGCTCCAGCAGAAGAGACCGTTCAACTCGCCCAGGATTTCGGGGTGAAGGCAGTTGCATTGAAGGCGGATTTTTCCGATCTTTCTGCCACCCAGGCTCTGTTCCCGCAAGCCCTCGAGCATTTCCAATGCGTGGACATCCTCATCAACAACGCGGCGATTTATCTCAAAGATACTGGACTGGAGACAGATTTACACACCTGGGAAACTCAATTTCGCATCAATCTACAAACCCCTTTCTTACTTATTCAGGCCTTTGCCAATCAACTCCCAAAAACGCAGCAGGGAAGGGTTCTGAACATTGCGGACGCCCAAATTCGCAAACCGCAACCTTCACATTTTGCCTACCGATTGACTAAAATTGCCCTGGTTGAAATGACCCGTATGTTTGCCGCTGAACTGGCGCCTGATATCACCGTCAATGCACTTGGTCTGGGCATCATGCTACCCTTAGCTGGCAAAGAACATATCGACCTGCAAGCCTATGCACAACAAAATATCCCGCTCAAACGCACGGGAAGCCCGGAAATCGCTGTGGAAAATGCCCTTCATTTAATAAAGAGCGATTTCACCACCGGGGCATTCTTGCGCGTTGATGGCGGTCAATATCTATAA
- the folK gene encoding 2-amino-4-hydroxy-6-hydroxymethyldihydropteridine diphosphokinase, whose product MFPIINIGPLAIQAAAFILLLSFFIGSFLTGKFSTNLGTHTEAIENGILIALIAGIIGARLGFMLKNPSIMTINPLSLLSLTPSMLDTSFGILVGILTPIILAQKKHLPLWPTLDALTPLFLLIFMGIHLANYANGNAYGVPTQVPWGVSLWNATRHPVQLYGFILGTILTLFLLIQTKWLKTTGFMHNGVLFSITIAGIAVIALFTRAFNAEKFLLGQFDFYQLIAFGSLLCSSALLYVRAFPRKRKIGVIISMGSNIDPQSNFSQAEEMLADQFRIRRKSGAYLTKDVYRRPEVNPFYNKVLEIETDLPYPALDERLKAIEKQLGRVTGEKARVVLDLDILTYGENVFKAAHHHIPSPDMLKYRYIAVPLAEMSPDFRNPATGVSIQEILEKITDQAKAIRINEVENGIER is encoded by the coding sequence ATGTTTCCGATTATCAACATTGGTCCCCTCGCCATCCAGGCTGCAGCCTTCATTCTCTTGCTGAGTTTTTTCATCGGTTCTTTCCTGACAGGAAAATTTTCGACAAACCTTGGCACTCACACTGAAGCCATCGAAAATGGTATCCTGATCGCGTTGATCGCTGGTATCATCGGCGCCCGGCTTGGGTTCATGCTTAAAAACCCATCGATAATGACCATTAATCCTCTCAGTCTGTTATCCTTAACACCCTCGATGCTGGATACCAGCTTTGGCATCTTGGTCGGTATATTGACACCCATCATCCTGGCACAAAAAAAACACCTGCCGCTCTGGCCCACTTTGGACGCGCTGACCCCCTTGTTCCTGTTAATTTTTATGGGTATTCATCTGGCGAACTATGCCAATGGAAACGCGTATGGAGTGCCAACACAGGTGCCATGGGGCGTTTCTTTGTGGAATGCCACCAGGCATCCCGTTCAGTTATACGGTTTCATCCTCGGAACAATTTTAACGTTATTCCTGCTGATTCAAACAAAGTGGCTGAAGACAACCGGATTCATGCACAACGGGGTCCTGTTCAGCATTACAATCGCTGGCATTGCAGTAATCGCCCTGTTTACTCGAGCTTTCAACGCAGAGAAATTTCTACTGGGTCAATTTGATTTCTACCAGTTAATCGCCTTTGGCTCTCTGCTGTGTTCATCGGCACTGCTTTACGTGCGAGCGTTTCCGCGTAAAAGAAAAATCGGTGTGATCATCAGCATGGGCTCAAACATTGATCCTCAATCAAATTTTTCACAAGCGGAAGAAATGCTTGCGGACCAATTTCGCATCCGCCGAAAATCAGGCGCTTACCTCACGAAAGATGTATATCGCCGTCCGGAAGTCAACCCCTTCTATAATAAGGTTCTTGAAATAGAAACTGATTTGCCTTATCCTGCGCTGGATGAACGCCTTAAAGCCATCGAAAAGCAACTCGGCAGAGTGACTGGCGAAAAAGCTCGAGTCGTCCTCGATCTGGACATTTTGACATATGGGGAGAATGTTTTTAAGGCAGCGCATCATCACATTCCCAGCCCGGATATGTTAAAATATCGTTACATTGCCGTGCCGCTGGCGGAGATGTCACCCGATTTTCGGAACCCCGCCACCGGTGTTTCCATCCAGGAAATCCTGGAGAAAATAACCGATCAGGCTAAAGCTATACGAATTAATGAGGTGGAAAATGGAATTGAAAGGTAA
- a CDS encoding peroxiredoxin family protein, with protein MNKKQFISIAITIALLSLAWIIFTPVLFPIVHTDALQTAPHRGFFAPSFSLTTPQGDLYTLADYQGSPVLIIFWASWCSVCKSILPGLEAVYRDYAPQGFAILAVNTTNQDNLSEAKAYFQSQAYTFTMLLDLDGAVANAYQMRAFPTSFLVDSNGKISDVIIGSGLTEGFLRVQLESLFTQGED; from the coding sequence GTGAACAAGAAACAATTCATTTCTATAGCGATCACAATTGCTCTCCTCAGTCTGGCATGGATCATCTTCACGCCGGTCCTTTTCCCCATCGTACACACTGATGCGCTCCAAACTGCGCCACACAGGGGATTCTTTGCACCGTCTTTCAGCCTGACCACACCCCAAGGCGATCTCTATACATTGGCGGATTACCAGGGCAGTCCGGTATTAATCATATTTTGGGCTTCGTGGTGCTCGGTGTGTAAGTCCATCCTACCGGGGTTAGAAGCGGTTTACCGGGATTATGCCCCACAGGGCTTTGCAATTTTAGCCGTTAACACCACAAATCAAGACAACCTTTCTGAAGCCAAAGCCTACTTCCAATCCCAGGCGTATACCTTCACGATGCTATTAGACCTGGATGGAGCTGTCGCCAATGCATATCAAATGCGTGCTTTTCCAACCTCGTTTCTGGTTGATTCTAATGGAAAGATATCAGACGTAATTATTGGTTCAGGGCTCACTGAAGGATTTTTGCGTGTCCAACTAGAATCGCTGTTCACGCAGGGTGAGGACTAA
- the tkt gene encoding transketolase codes for MSHRAIVEKAINTIKFLSVDGIQTAKSGHPGLPMGTAGIGYAVFMHCLKFNPKNPGWFNRDRFILSGGHGSMLMYSLLHLTGYDLPLEALKNFRQWGSITPGHPEYGMTPGIEVTTGPLGQGFANGVGMAIAEAHLAAKFNRPGYKMIDHHVYAIVTDGDLMEGVASESASLAGHLKLGKLIYFYDDNRISIDGSTDLTFTEDRAKRFEAYGWHVSHVNDSFDIDALVQAVEAAKADPRPSLIIVRTKIGQGLPTVEGTAGAHGNPPGWDEIDQAKQNVGWPVEPRFYIPDDVREHFQSKIIEGRELETTWEEQFAQYHLAYPELAVELRRRIAGILPDDWEDALPSFEPNEKGMATRSASGKVINALAGVLPELMGGSADLAPSNMTWIEGERDFQAEHPEGRNIHFGVREHGMGAIVNGMAVHGGLLPYGGTFLVFSDYMRGAIRLSALSAYHSIWVLTHDSIGVGEDGPTHQPVEHVTSLRLIPDLITIRPSDANETAQAWRFAIQHKGPVALVLTRQNTATIDRQLYTDAEELSKGAYVLADFGGKTPELILMASGSEVNLILKAAENLAAEGLSVRVVSFPSWELFDKQDQDYKDRIFPPFVKKRLAVEAGTTLGWERWVGDDGLVIGIDQFGASAPLSVVMEKYGLSVGNITKTALKLCQ; via the coding sequence ATGAGTCATAGAGCAATTGTCGAAAAAGCAATTAATACGATTAAGTTTTTATCGGTTGACGGAATTCAAACTGCCAAATCAGGACATCCTGGTTTACCAATGGGGACAGCGGGTATTGGATATGCTGTCTTCATGCATTGTTTGAAGTTCAACCCCAAGAATCCCGGCTGGTTTAATCGTGATCGGTTTATACTCTCGGGCGGTCATGGCTCGATGCTGATGTACAGCTTATTGCACCTGACCGGGTACGACCTGCCCCTGGAGGCACTGAAGAATTTTAGGCAATGGGGCAGCATCACACCGGGTCATCCGGAATATGGAATGACGCCGGGTATTGAGGTGACGACTGGCCCGCTCGGACAGGGTTTTGCCAACGGCGTTGGTATGGCGATAGCCGAGGCGCACCTGGCGGCAAAATTTAACCGCCCTGGTTACAAGATGATTGACCATCATGTGTATGCCATCGTGACCGATGGAGATTTAATGGAAGGGGTTGCTTCTGAAAGCGCTTCGCTGGCGGGTCACCTTAAACTGGGTAAGTTGATCTATTTTTATGATGACAACCGCATCTCGATCGATGGCTCTACCGACTTGACTTTTACTGAAGATCGCGCGAAACGATTTGAAGCCTATGGCTGGCATGTATCGCATGTGAATGATTCTTTTGATATTGACGCACTGGTGCAAGCGGTGGAAGCAGCTAAAGCTGACCCCAGGCCTTCGCTGATCATTGTGCGCACTAAAATAGGGCAGGGTCTGCCTACCGTAGAGGGGACTGCAGGTGCTCACGGCAACCCACCCGGGTGGGATGAGATTGACCAGGCCAAACAAAACGTTGGATGGCCAGTCGAACCGCGGTTTTACATTCCCGATGATGTTCGGGAACACTTCCAATCCAAGATTATCGAAGGTCGAGAACTGGAAACAACCTGGGAAGAACAATTTGCGCAATACCACCTCGCCTATCCTGAGCTGGCAGTTGAGTTACGCCGGCGCATCGCGGGGATTTTGCCAGATGATTGGGAAGACGCACTCCCTAGCTTTGAGCCAAATGAAAAGGGCATGGCTACGCGTTCTGCTTCGGGCAAGGTGATTAATGCCCTGGCGGGTGTGCTGCCGGAATTAATGGGCGGATCGGCTGACCTGGCGCCTTCAAACATGACCTGGATTGAAGGCGAGAGGGATTTCCAGGCGGAGCATCCTGAGGGGCGGAATATCCATTTTGGTGTGCGGGAGCACGGTATGGGTGCGATTGTTAACGGAATGGCAGTGCACGGTGGGTTGCTGCCCTATGGTGGCACGTTCCTGGTCTTTTCCGATTATATGCGGGGTGCGATTCGCCTATCGGCTTTGTCGGCGTATCACTCGATCTGGGTATTAACGCACGATTCGATTGGTGTGGGCGAAGACGGTCCTACGCACCAACCAGTAGAGCATGTCACCAGTTTACGCTTGATCCCGGATTTGATCACAATCCGACCTTCAGATGCCAACGAAACAGCACAAGCCTGGCGTTTTGCGATCCAGCACAAGGGACCTGTTGCCCTGGTGCTGACACGACAAAATACTGCCACTATCGATCGTCAGCTTTACACTGATGCAGAAGAATTGAGTAAAGGAGCGTATGTTTTGGCGGATTTTGGAGGTAAAACCCCAGAACTGATCCTGATGGCATCCGGTTCTGAAGTTAATCTGATTCTTAAAGCCGCTGAGAACCTGGCGGCAGAAGGTTTGAGTGTGAGGGTGGTCTCTTTCCCGTCTTGGGAGCTGTTTGACAAACAGGATCAGGATTACAAAGACCGTATTTTTCCGCCGTTTGTGAAGAAACGCCTGGCGGTCGAGGCTGGTACGACCCTGGGTTGGGAGCGCTGGGTTGGTGATGATGGACTGGTGATTGGTATTGATCAATTTGGCGCTTCAGCACCTTTATCGGTTGTGATGGAAAAATACGGTTTGTCCGTCGGCAACATTACAAAGACAGCGTTGAAATTGTGCCAGTAA
- a CDS encoding RpiB/LacA/LacB family sugar-phosphate isomerase produces the protein MKIAVAADHAGYPLKDTIIEVVRTCGHIPIDLGTNSKESVDYPDYAEKAGNALVDGSADRAIVICGSGVGACIAGNKIVGVYACLCHDTYSAAQGVEHDQMNMLCLGARIVGTELAKQIVVAFLGANPSDDARHLRRVGKIKLIEKRELCGEV, from the coding sequence ATGAAAATTGCTGTTGCCGCTGACCATGCGGGCTACCCGCTTAAAGACACGATCATTGAGGTTGTGCGAACCTGCGGTCATATCCCGATTGACTTGGGAACAAATTCGAAAGAAAGCGTCGACTATCCCGATTATGCTGAAAAAGCTGGAAACGCGCTTGTTGATGGCTCTGCAGACCGGGCGATTGTGATTTGCGGTTCTGGTGTGGGGGCGTGTATTGCCGGGAACAAGATCGTTGGTGTATATGCTTGTTTATGCCATGACACCTATTCTGCTGCCCAGGGTGTTGAACATGATCAAATGAACATGTTGTGCTTGGGCGCAAGGATTGTCGGCACGGAACTCGCCAAGCAAATTGTTGTAGCTTTTCTGGGTGCCAATCCATCAGATGATGCACGTCACCTGCGCAGGGTAGGAAAGATCAAGCTGATTGAAAAACGTGAATTGTGTGGAGAAGTGTAA